The following proteins come from a genomic window of Sardina pilchardus chromosome 13, fSarPil1.1, whole genome shotgun sequence:
- the LOC134099737 gene encoding protein FAM181B, translated as MAVQAAIMNSQFLNFCFPGSGMEFSVDKGLDGGLGLCESDRDEGDYREATRDLLSFIDSASSNIKLALDKPVKSKRKVNHRKYLQKQIKRCTGIIAPGSPPQQSSTQASPLAPDLAKRQCSPPSSLQQQPYQQQQQQQQQQQQQQQQQQQPGTFQGKVPPKKDGVQANLQSKSLAALFNSAAKDSRGERAKKPPLRHRNLPPSFFTEPANCPRVTSTSGMSLKDLERGNPEASEFFELLGPDYSNMLLEQDFFQIAGPGSLARLPPQDVPTTTPGLEPVPYDSPNYVTGGFVYAAEPTWTTCVVPPKKSAEGMRTGPGGQSAGVYGPSDSAVAPALLEDGSSCGLAFPAFFTDCSGSQVPYDGSLSAGYTRGSFSL; from the coding sequence atggCTGTTCAGGCTGCCATCATGAACTCGCAGTTCCTGAATTTCTGCTTCCCGGGCTCCGGGATGGAGTTTAGCGTGGACAAGGGTCTGGACGGAGGCCTCGGGCTCTGCGAGTCTGACCGGGACGAGGGCGACTACCGCGAAGCGACGCGGGACCTGCTTAGCTTCATCGACTCAGCCTCCAGCAACATTAAGCTGGCCCTGGACAAGCCGGTGAAGTCCAAGAGGAAGGTGAACCACCGAAAGTACCTGCAGAAGCAGATCAAGCGCTGCACCGGGATCATCGCTCCCGGGAGCCCCCCTCAACAGAGCTCGACCCAGGCCAGCCCCCTGGCCCCGGACCTAGCCAAGAGGCAATGCTCTCCACCATCGTCTCTGCAGCAACAACcatatcagcagcagcagcagcaacagcaacaacagcagcaacagcaacaacagcagcaacagccggGAACTTTCCAGGGCAAAGTGCCACCTAAGAAAGACGGGGTGCAGGCCAACCTCCAGAGCAAAAGCCTGGCTGCTCTGTTCAACTCCGCGGCCAAGGACAGCCGCGGGGAGCGGGCCAAGAAACCCCCCCTGCGCCACCGCAACCTGCCCCCCTCCTTCTTCACCGAGCCGGCCAACTGCCCCCGGGTCACGTCCACCTCCGGGATGAGCCTCAAGGACCTGGAGCGCGGGAACCCGGAGGCGTCCGAGTTCTTCGAGCTCCTGGGGCCGGACTACAGCAACATGCTCCTGGAGCAGGACTTCTTCCAGATCGCCGGGCCCGGCTCCCTGGCCCGACTCCCGCCGCAGGACGTTCCGACAACGACGCCGGGCCTGGAGCCGGTGCCGTACGACTCTCCGAACTACGTCACCGGCGGATTCGTGTACGCCGCCGAGCCTACGTGGACTACCTGCGTGGTGCCGCCCAAGAAGTCCGCCGAGGGCATGAGGACCGGCCCCGGAGGCCAGTCGGCCGGCGTCTACGGCCCCTCGGACTCTGCGGTGGCGCCGGCGCTCCTGGAGGACGGCTCCTCGTGCGGCCTGGCCTTCCCTGCCTTCTTCACGGACTGCTCCGGCTCCCAGGTCCCGTACGACGGGAGTCTGAGCGCAGGGTACACGCGAGGGAGCTTCTCTTTATAA